In a single window of the Oscillatoria sp. FACHB-1407 genome:
- a CDS encoding aspartyl/asparaginyl beta-hydroxylase domain-containing protein produces MGKLISQVIKTLERQVPKYSKVGNSVFFTNDQFPWSYTLEANWKVIREELDEVMEHTDALPNFQDISPRQHRIANDNRWKTYFFWAFGFKSKVNCDRCPETTKLLKKIPGLKVAFFSILAPGKHIPEHYGKHKGLIRYHLGLKVPEPREKCRIRVADQYAHWEEGKSLIFDDTYMHEVWNDTDGYRAVLFLDIARPMRFPMNLANAIACSILALSPVVQVARGNHESWEKQFEKMMR; encoded by the coding sequence ATGGGTAAGTTAATCAGTCAAGTTATTAAAACATTAGAGCGGCAGGTTCCTAAATACTCCAAAGTAGGGAACTCTGTCTTCTTCACAAACGACCAGTTTCCCTGGTCATACACCCTGGAAGCCAATTGGAAGGTGATTCGGGAAGAATTGGATGAGGTGATGGAGCATACCGATGCACTCCCCAATTTTCAGGACATCTCCCCTCGGCAACATAGAATCGCTAACGACAATCGCTGGAAAACATACTTTTTCTGGGCATTTGGATTCAAGTCAAAAGTGAACTGCGATCGCTGCCCCGAAACCACCAAATTGCTCAAAAAGATTCCAGGGTTGAAGGTCGCTTTCTTCTCAATTCTGGCTCCGGGCAAGCATATTCCCGAACACTACGGCAAACATAAAGGGCTGATTCGCTATCACCTCGGCTTAAAAGTGCCAGAACCCAGAGAAAAATGCCGCATTCGCGTGGCAGACCAATACGCCCACTGGGAAGAGGGTAAGAGCTTGATTTTTGATGACACTTACATGCACGAAGTCTGGAACGACACGGATGGCTATCGAGCGGTATTGTTCCTCGATATTGCTCGACCGATGCGCTTTCCTATGAACCTGGCAAACGCGATCGCCTGTTCCATCCTGGCGTTATCTCCTGTTGTACAAGTCGCTCGCGGTAACCACGAAAGTTGGGAAAAACAGTTTGAGAAGATGATGCGATAG
- a CDS encoding GH3 auxin-responsive promoter family protein has protein sequence MTNPLLSLLTVVIEASRASFVRKTRQTAAIQEQFLLTLLRAHQNTALGRDFGLADIKTVDQFRERVPILPYSRYEPYIERVAKGEHNILTPDPVRYLNLTSGSTGKQKLVPVTKRSRQVLNLAQRTSMGFAAAAARKWGLPIGKMLLTSSVQLLGRTSGGIEYGPVSVGNLRHSHPFYRQVFAQPFEALQASDSLARHYLCLLFALCNPKMAVIGANFPVLALRLCDYLECYAEDLIQDIETGAIAHWLKLEPELRVKLEKIWSADPKRADELRHILKTEDRLTPKSVWPDLSFIITARGGTSDFYFERFPTYFGDTPIFGGVYASAEATFGIYYDFNNDGSILAIENGFFEFIPEDQWEVEQPKTLLAEEVIPGHYYRILVTNYNGLYRYDIGDVVEVLGFYEKAPLLAFRHRLGGLLSSTTEKTTEFHATQVMQLLQQEFNVPLENFCITLSEDVVPAPYLVNIELPPGHTLPDPKAFLSRFDHRLKEIHVSYEVKRRDQVPPPRLRILEHGSFAEVRQRLLKRGIPESQLKFPHISEDRKILSGLRVETEVRLVEG, from the coding sequence ATGACAAATCCGTTGCTCTCGTTATTGACCGTTGTAATTGAGGCATCACGGGCGAGTTTTGTCCGTAAAACTCGACAAACGGCAGCTATCCAAGAACAGTTTTTGCTGACTCTGCTCCGTGCTCACCAAAACACAGCACTGGGACGCGACTTTGGCTTAGCGGATATCAAAACAGTTGATCAGTTTCGTGAACGAGTGCCCATTTTGCCCTATAGCCGTTATGAACCGTATATTGAGCGGGTGGCAAAAGGTGAACATAACATTTTGACCCCTGACCCCGTCCGGTATTTGAATTTAACCAGTGGCTCAACCGGGAAGCAAAAACTGGTGCCTGTTACGAAGCGATCGCGTCAGGTATTGAATCTAGCACAGCGCACCAGTATGGGGTTCGCCGCCGCTGCTGCTCGCAAATGGGGCTTGCCCATCGGCAAAATGTTGCTCACCAGTTCAGTACAACTGCTAGGACGCACCAGCGGTGGCATTGAGTATGGTCCTGTCAGTGTGGGCAACCTGCGTCATAGCCATCCCTTTTATCGGCAAGTGTTTGCCCAACCCTTTGAGGCGTTGCAAGCCAGCGACAGTCTAGCACGGCACTATCTCTGTCTGTTATTTGCCCTGTGTAATCCCAAAATGGCGGTGATTGGGGCAAACTTCCCGGTGCTGGCATTGCGACTGTGTGATTACCTGGAGTGTTACGCCGAGGATTTAATTCAAGATATTGAAACAGGGGCGATCGCCCACTGGCTCAAGCTAGAACCCGAACTGCGCGTCAAGCTTGAAAAGATATGGTCGGCTGACCCAAAACGGGCAGACGAATTACGTCACATCCTAAAAACTGAGGATCGATTAACTCCCAAATCGGTCTGGCCCGATCTGTCCTTTATCATCACAGCCCGAGGCGGCACCTCAGACTTCTACTTTGAACGCTTCCCCACCTATTTTGGCGACACTCCGATCTTTGGGGGCGTTTATGCTTCTGCGGAAGCCACCTTCGGTATCTATTACGACTTCAACAACGACGGCTCTATTCTGGCGATCGAGAATGGTTTCTTTGAATTCATCCCCGAAGACCAGTGGGAAGTTGAGCAACCCAAAACTTTGTTGGCTGAGGAAGTCATCCCCGGACATTACTACCGCATCCTCGTCACGAACTACAACGGCTTGTACCGCTATGACATCGGTGATGTCGTTGAGGTACTCGGCTTCTATGAAAAGGCTCCTCTGCTGGCGTTTCGGCATCGCTTGGGTGGGTTGCTCTCCTCCACTACAGAAAAGACCACCGAATTTCACGCCACTCAGGTGATGCAACTCTTGCAGCAAGAGTTTAACGTGCCCCTGGAAAACTTCTGCATCACGTTGTCGGAGGACGTTGTTCCAGCTCCCTATCTGGTCAATATTGAGTTGCCACCGGGACACACCCTACCCGATCCCAAAGCTTTCCTGTCGCGATTTGACCATCGCCTCAAAGAGATTCACGTCTCCTATGAAGTGAAGCGGCGCGATCAAGTGCCACCTCCTCGTCTGCGCATTCTGGAACACGGCAGTTTTGCAGAAGTGCGGCAGCGGTTGTTAAAACGTGGGATTCCGGAATCGCAACTGAAATTCCCTCATATCAGCGAAGACCGCAAGATCCTGTCAGGATTGCGAGTGGAGACGGAAGTGAGACTGGTAGAGGGGTAG
- a CDS encoding amidohydrolase family protein: MYQGLLVIDADAHKLENPLVMLDYLEPEYRDRIGLTVDRLNDQRIKIMDFNPATGQNDLIRLFPQPEGLGKGGFRNLHPHTTLGAMFNRVRIEQMDEQGIDVQVIYGTFNLTFSCLVDKDLAIALCRAYNNYIAEDCRGYGDRLKPVGVIPLQDVNAAIAEMKRCVNELGMIGVMTAPHLPIPHPKAPQAFPEIRTCKALSHPDFHPLLQTAVDLDIAVGLHGNVGSQLVGGLADHTETFVMTHIFVLRNQQQLALVRMIFDGAFEKFPTLRVGFLEGGCGWLPDMALACHEHWEKRIRDFDPKNVYRPSMMEIAKLAMQERGIHDSVGMMSQVRNLLGLLWNTEHNSNAIEDASLYEHYDLKHRDPLEYFERGQIFVSFESDDPSPSYMPVAMGDVGKRLPCFSADYGHWDGTLYGCVSDVDEQANYDRDHLGLLLGGNALNLYGDRLRNSLPTAKETVSVRE; encoded by the coding sequence ATGTACCAAGGCTTGCTGGTCATCGATGCAGATGCTCATAAACTTGAAAACCCGCTGGTGATGTTGGATTATCTGGAACCAGAATATCGCGATCGCATTGGGTTAACCGTCGATCGCCTGAATGACCAGAGAATCAAGATTATGGACTTTAACCCTGCCACAGGTCAAAACGATTTGATTCGCTTGTTTCCACAGCCAGAGGGATTGGGTAAAGGAGGGTTTCGTAACCTGCACCCCCACACCACACTGGGGGCGATGTTTAATCGGGTACGGATTGAACAGATGGATGAACAGGGCATTGATGTGCAAGTGATTTATGGCACGTTTAACCTAACCTTCTCCTGCTTGGTGGACAAGGATCTGGCGATCGCACTCTGTCGGGCGTACAACAACTACATCGCTGAGGATTGTCGGGGCTATGGCGATCGGCTCAAACCTGTGGGCGTGATTCCCTTGCAGGATGTGAATGCGGCGATCGCTGAGATGAAACGCTGCGTCAATGAGTTAGGCATGATCGGCGTGATGACGGCTCCCCACTTGCCGATTCCCCATCCCAAAGCACCGCAAGCCTTCCCTGAGATTCGCACCTGCAAAGCATTGAGTCATCCAGATTTTCATCCGCTACTGCAAACCGCGGTCGATCTTGACATTGCGGTCGGTCTGCATGGCAACGTTGGTTCTCAACTGGTGGGCGGTCTGGCAGACCACACCGAAACCTTTGTCATGACCCATATCTTCGTGTTGCGCAATCAGCAACAGCTTGCCCTGGTGCGCATGATTTTTGATGGCGCATTTGAGAAATTCCCCACGCTGCGAGTCGGCTTCCTGGAGGGAGGTTGTGGCTGGTTACCCGATATGGCTCTCGCCTGCCACGAGCATTGGGAAAAGCGAATTCGTGACTTTGACCCCAAAAATGTCTATCGCCCCTCCATGATGGAGATTGCCAAACTCGCCATGCAGGAACGCGGCATCCATGACAGCGTCGGCATGATGAGCCAGGTGCGTAACCTGCTTGGCTTGCTGTGGAACACGGAACACAACTCCAACGCGATCGAAGATGCCAGCCTGTACGAACACTATGACCTGAAGCATCGTGACCCATTGGAGTATTTTGAGCGAGGACAGATCTTCGTCTCCTTTGAGTCCGACGATCCCTCCCCCAGCTATATGCCAGTCGCAATGGGCGATGTCGGCAAGCGACTCCCCTGCTTCTCCGCAGATTACGGTCACTGGGATGGCACCCTGTACGGTTGCGTTAGTGATGTAGATGAACAAGCCAACTACGATCGCGACCATCTGGGACTCCTCCTCGGTGGCAACGCACTAAACCTGTATGGCGATCGCCTGCGCAATAGCCTGCCAACGGCTAAAGAAACTGTGAGTGTGAGGGAGTGA